In Zingiber officinale cultivar Zhangliang chromosome 8B, Zo_v1.1, whole genome shotgun sequence, a single genomic region encodes these proteins:
- the LOC122014992 gene encoding protein SMAX1-like isoform X1, whose protein sequence is MRTGLSTIQQTLTPEAASVLTRSISEAARRSHGQTTPLHVAATLLATPSGLLRQACVRSHPQSSHPLQCRALELCFSVALDRLPGGGAGVEPPISNALMAALKRAQANQRRGCPEQQQQPLLAVKVELEQLLISILDDPSVSRVMREASFSSVAVKIAIEQSLPSSASTTTTASARSIASFATGTSPAASRIITGLSLTNRAPPCHSLYINPRLYQHHSNGEQVRTEEVTRVLDVLSRLKNRNPILVGDSNADVVMREVLQRIRSGDAPPHLLNAQVLLFPKEIATASPRNLSQIIRELSSSIDSMIGGQSGVIIHLGDLKWLGESHGFSDASRSLTEEIGKLLKTFQKGDQVWLIGTASCETYLRCQIHHPTMENDWDLQAVPIAPSSSITNTFPRIGGTGILSNSLKRLAPMNCTGSTVASKEPSEIANPSQSTALCPLCSASYQHELATLGCKEFNKPSTKAEAMPQWLQLAMLDNGSNSTKPSSSLLEPEEEQQQLKESTEELLKRWSATCSSLHPTAQSMNKLQLTLSQSTTAQPTSPPSSALVRTDLVLGNSKLSNSFMANTDSRKCIQDTFFDEQRPKVSSISDIDTFKRLFKGLADKVSCQHEAALAVATAVLQCKSGNGRRRKAGTKGDIWLLLIGHDKVGKRKMASALSELIFGTGPTFITFGHSSCTEGDYEESTYHYRGRTPMDRIVEAVCRSPFSVIMLEDIDRADMVFQGKIRQGIERGRLLDSHGREVSLGSVIFVLTTDWVSEDLKSSYDSLLQHEEKVLDSAYYGVGLELSIGDKLAKRRPDWLREDDQCVKHRKESLVSGNLSLNLNLPMGIDAEGGEGSRNSSDLTAEHECDKGCRLSISELLGLVDETITFKPVDFGLLRRNVLQSTSVKFAAIMGKGSALRIDDDALDRIIAGLWLEGTDFEDWAERVLVPSFKQLRNNSKMDAGVVVVRLSTIKGDRPAQRPKNSTGNWLPTTITVAFDGANDN, encoded by the exons ATGAGGACGGGATTGAGTACGATCCAGCAGACGCTGACGCCGGAGGCCGCGAGCGTTCTGACGCGATCCATCTCGGAGGCGGCTAGGCGGAGCCACGGGCAGACGACGCCCCTCCACGTCGCCGCCACTCTCCTGGCCACGCCCTCCGGGCTGCTCCGCCAGGCGTGCGTCCGCTCCCACCCGCAGTCTTCCCACCCGCTGCAGTGCCGGGCCCTCGAACTCTGTTTCTCCGTCGCCCTGGACCGCCTTCCAGGCGGGGGAGCCGGCGTCGAGCCGCCCATCTCCAACGCGCTCATGGCGGCGCTCAAGCGCGCGCAGGCAAACCAGCGCCGCGGGTGTCCCGAACAACAGCAGCAGCCGCTCCTCGCTGTCAAGGTCGAGCTGGAGCAGCTCCTCATATCGATACTCGACGACCCCTCTGTCAGTCGCGTCATGCGAGAGGCCAGCTTCTCCTCTGTCGCCGTCAAGATCGCTATCGAGCAATCTCTCCCATCATCCGCCTCTACCACGACCACTGCTTCCGCCCGATCCATCGCTTCCTTTGCCACTGGCACTTCTCCCGCCGCCTCTCGTATCATAACCGGACTAAGTCTAACCAACCGAGCTCCCCCCTGCCACAGCCTCTACATAAACCCTCGCCTGTACCAGCACCACAGCAACGGCGAACAGGTCCGCACGGAGGAAGTAACGCGGGTACTGGATGTCCTCTCCCGACTCAAGAATCGAAATCCAATCCTAGTTGGAGACTCCAACGCCGACGTCGTGATGAGAGAAGTGTTGCAGAGGATTCGCTCCGGAGACGCGCCGCCGCACCTGCTCAACGCCCAAGTCCTTCTCTTTCCAAAGGAAATCGCCACGGCCTCCCCACGCAATCTTTCTCAAATCATTAGAGAGCTCAGCAGCTCGATCGATTCCATGATCGGCGGCCAAAGTGGAGTGATCATCCATCTGGGAGACCTCAAATGGCTAGGGGAGAGCCATGGCTTCTCCGATGCCAGCCGGTCATTGACCGAGGAGATTGGAAAGCTCTTGAAAACGTTCCAGAAAGGCGATCAAGTGTGGTTGATCGGGACTGCGTCGTGTGAAACCTACCTCCGGTGCCAAATACACCACCCAACCATGGAGAACGATTGGGATCTCCAGGCGGTGCCGATAGCGCCAAGTTCTTCCATCACCAATACGTTCCCAAG GATTGGAGGCACTGGTATCCTTAGCAACAGTCTGAAGAGATTAGCACCTATGAACTGCACTGGCAGTACTGTCGCCTCGAAAGAACCATCCGAGATCGCAAACCCTTCGCAAAGCACAGCCCTCTGTCCTCTATGTTCAGCAAGCTATCAACATGAATTAGCTACTCTTGGCTGCAAGGAGTTCAACAAGCCCTCAACTAAAGCAGAGGCAATGCCTCAGTGGCTTCAGCTTGCAATGCTTGACAATGGAAGCAACTCCACTAAGCCATCATCTTCCCTTCTCGAG CCTGAGGAAGAGCAACAACAACTGAAAGAGAGCACCGAGGAGCTATTGAAGAGATGGAGTGCGACTTGTTCCAGCCTACATCCTACTGCTCAGAGTATGAATAAGCTCCAGTTAACACTATCTCAGAGCACGACTGCACAGCCTACTTCCCCTCCCTCCTCTGCTCTGGTGAGGACTGATCTTGTCCTTGGCAACTCCAAGCTCTCCAATTCATTCATGGCCAACACTGATTCCCGCAAGTGTATTCAAGATACTTTCTTTGATGAGCAGAGACCTAAAGTTTCTAGCATTTCCGATATCGATACATTCAAGAGGCTATTCAAGGGGCTTGCAGATAAAGTAAGTTGCCAGCATGAAGCAGCATTGGCTGTGGCTACTGCTGTATTGCAATGCAAATCCGGCAATGGAAGACGCCGGAAAGCTGGGACTAAAGGTGATATTTGGCTTCTTCTTATTGGGCACGACAAAGTCGGAAAGCGGAAGATGGCAAGCGCTCTATCGGAACTGATATTTGGGACTGGACCGACATTCATTACATTTGGTCATTCTTCTTGCACGGAAGGCGATTACGAAGAGTCTACTTATCACTACCGGGGAAGAACACCTATGGACCGAATCGTAGAAGCAGTTTGCCGGAGCCCGTTTTCAGTGATTATGTTAGAGGACATCGATCGAGCCGACATGGTATTTCAAGGTAAAATTAGGCAGGGGATAGAGAGGGGCAGGTTACTCGATTCACATGGCCGGGAAGTTAGCTTAGGCAGCGTCATCTTTGTCCTGACCACAGATTGGGTTTCAGAAGATCTCAAGAGCTCATATGATTCCCTCCTTCAGCATGAGGAGAAGGTATTGGATTCAGCTTACTATGGGGTGGGATTGGAGCTCTCGATCGGGGACAAGCTTGCGAAGCGTCGTCCCGATTGGCTTCGCGAGGATGATCAATGCGTTAAGCATCGAAAGGAATCTTTGGTCAGCGGCAACCTTTCACTAAATTTGAATTTACCCATGGGAATAGATGCTGAGGGCGGGGAGGGATCCCGGAATTCCAGTGACCTCACCGCTGAGCATGAATGCGATAAGGGCTGCAGGTTGTCAATCTCAGAATTGCTCGGTTTAGTCGACGAAACGATAACATTCAAACCGGTAGACTTCGGCTTGCTAAGAAGAAATGTACTGCAGTCCACTTCAGTGAAGTTTGCTGCCATAATGGGCAAAGGAAGTGCGCTAAGAATCGACGACGACGCTCTCGATCGGATCATTGCCGGCTTATGGCTTGAGGGAACAGATTTTGAGGACTGGGCTGAGAGGGTGTTGGTCCCTAGCTTTAAGCAACTGAGAAATAACTCAAAAATGGATGCCGGAGTCGTAGTCGTCCGGCTATCCACTATAAAAGGAGACCGACCGGCACAAAGACCTAAAAACAGCACCGGGAACTGGCTGCCGACGACGATCACCGTTGCATTTGATGGTGCCAACGACAATTAG
- the LOC122014992 gene encoding protein SMAX1-like isoform X2 yields the protein MRTGLSTIQQTLTPEAASVLTRSISEAARRSHGQTTPLHVAATLLATPSGLLRQACVRSHPQSSHPLQCRALELCFSVALDRLPGGGAGVEPPISNALMAALKRAQANQRRGCPEQQQQPLLAVKVELEQLLISILDDPSVSRVMREASFSSVAVKIAIEQSLPSSASTTTTASARSIASFATGTSPAASRIITGLSLTNRAPPCHSLYINPRLYQHHSNGEQVRTEEVTRVLDVLSRLKNRNPILVGDSNADVVMREVLQRIRSGDAPPHLLNAQVLLFPKEIATASPRNLSQIIRELSSSIDSMIGGQSGVIIHLGDLKWLGESHGFSDASRSLTEEIGKLLKTFQKGDQVWLIGTASCETYLRCQIHHPTMENDWDLQAVPIAPSSSITNTFPRIGGTGILSNSLKRLAPMNCTGSTVASKEPSEIANPSQSTALCPLCSASYQHELATLGCKEFNKPSTKAEAMPQWLQLAMLDNGSNSTKPSSSLLEPEEEQQQLKESTEELLKRWSATCSSLHPTAQSMNKLQLTLSQSTTAQPTSPPSSALRPKVSSISDIDTFKRLFKGLADKVSCQHEAALAVATAVLQCKSGNGRRRKAGTKGDIWLLLIGHDKVGKRKMASALSELIFGTGPTFITFGHSSCTEGDYEESTYHYRGRTPMDRIVEAVCRSPFSVIMLEDIDRADMVFQGKIRQGIERGRLLDSHGREVSLGSVIFVLTTDWVSEDLKSSYDSLLQHEEKVLDSAYYGVGLELSIGDKLAKRRPDWLREDDQCVKHRKESLVSGNLSLNLNLPMGIDAEGGEGSRNSSDLTAEHECDKGCRLSISELLGLVDETITFKPVDFGLLRRNVLQSTSVKFAAIMGKGSALRIDDDALDRIIAGLWLEGTDFEDWAERVLVPSFKQLRNNSKMDAGVVVVRLSTIKGDRPAQRPKNSTGNWLPTTITVAFDGANDN from the exons ATGAGGACGGGATTGAGTACGATCCAGCAGACGCTGACGCCGGAGGCCGCGAGCGTTCTGACGCGATCCATCTCGGAGGCGGCTAGGCGGAGCCACGGGCAGACGACGCCCCTCCACGTCGCCGCCACTCTCCTGGCCACGCCCTCCGGGCTGCTCCGCCAGGCGTGCGTCCGCTCCCACCCGCAGTCTTCCCACCCGCTGCAGTGCCGGGCCCTCGAACTCTGTTTCTCCGTCGCCCTGGACCGCCTTCCAGGCGGGGGAGCCGGCGTCGAGCCGCCCATCTCCAACGCGCTCATGGCGGCGCTCAAGCGCGCGCAGGCAAACCAGCGCCGCGGGTGTCCCGAACAACAGCAGCAGCCGCTCCTCGCTGTCAAGGTCGAGCTGGAGCAGCTCCTCATATCGATACTCGACGACCCCTCTGTCAGTCGCGTCATGCGAGAGGCCAGCTTCTCCTCTGTCGCCGTCAAGATCGCTATCGAGCAATCTCTCCCATCATCCGCCTCTACCACGACCACTGCTTCCGCCCGATCCATCGCTTCCTTTGCCACTGGCACTTCTCCCGCCGCCTCTCGTATCATAACCGGACTAAGTCTAACCAACCGAGCTCCCCCCTGCCACAGCCTCTACATAAACCCTCGCCTGTACCAGCACCACAGCAACGGCGAACAGGTCCGCACGGAGGAAGTAACGCGGGTACTGGATGTCCTCTCCCGACTCAAGAATCGAAATCCAATCCTAGTTGGAGACTCCAACGCCGACGTCGTGATGAGAGAAGTGTTGCAGAGGATTCGCTCCGGAGACGCGCCGCCGCACCTGCTCAACGCCCAAGTCCTTCTCTTTCCAAAGGAAATCGCCACGGCCTCCCCACGCAATCTTTCTCAAATCATTAGAGAGCTCAGCAGCTCGATCGATTCCATGATCGGCGGCCAAAGTGGAGTGATCATCCATCTGGGAGACCTCAAATGGCTAGGGGAGAGCCATGGCTTCTCCGATGCCAGCCGGTCATTGACCGAGGAGATTGGAAAGCTCTTGAAAACGTTCCAGAAAGGCGATCAAGTGTGGTTGATCGGGACTGCGTCGTGTGAAACCTACCTCCGGTGCCAAATACACCACCCAACCATGGAGAACGATTGGGATCTCCAGGCGGTGCCGATAGCGCCAAGTTCTTCCATCACCAATACGTTCCCAAG GATTGGAGGCACTGGTATCCTTAGCAACAGTCTGAAGAGATTAGCACCTATGAACTGCACTGGCAGTACTGTCGCCTCGAAAGAACCATCCGAGATCGCAAACCCTTCGCAAAGCACAGCCCTCTGTCCTCTATGTTCAGCAAGCTATCAACATGAATTAGCTACTCTTGGCTGCAAGGAGTTCAACAAGCCCTCAACTAAAGCAGAGGCAATGCCTCAGTGGCTTCAGCTTGCAATGCTTGACAATGGAAGCAACTCCACTAAGCCATCATCTTCCCTTCTCGAG CCTGAGGAAGAGCAACAACAACTGAAAGAGAGCACCGAGGAGCTATTGAAGAGATGGAGTGCGACTTGTTCCAGCCTACATCCTACTGCTCAGAGTATGAATAAGCTCCAGTTAACACTATCTCAGAGCACGACTGCACAGCCTACTTCCCCTCCCTCCTCTGCTCTG AGACCTAAAGTTTCTAGCATTTCCGATATCGATACATTCAAGAGGCTATTCAAGGGGCTTGCAGATAAAGTAAGTTGCCAGCATGAAGCAGCATTGGCTGTGGCTACTGCTGTATTGCAATGCAAATCCGGCAATGGAAGACGCCGGAAAGCTGGGACTAAAGGTGATATTTGGCTTCTTCTTATTGGGCACGACAAAGTCGGAAAGCGGAAGATGGCAAGCGCTCTATCGGAACTGATATTTGGGACTGGACCGACATTCATTACATTTGGTCATTCTTCTTGCACGGAAGGCGATTACGAAGAGTCTACTTATCACTACCGGGGAAGAACACCTATGGACCGAATCGTAGAAGCAGTTTGCCGGAGCCCGTTTTCAGTGATTATGTTAGAGGACATCGATCGAGCCGACATGGTATTTCAAGGTAAAATTAGGCAGGGGATAGAGAGGGGCAGGTTACTCGATTCACATGGCCGGGAAGTTAGCTTAGGCAGCGTCATCTTTGTCCTGACCACAGATTGGGTTTCAGAAGATCTCAAGAGCTCATATGATTCCCTCCTTCAGCATGAGGAGAAGGTATTGGATTCAGCTTACTATGGGGTGGGATTGGAGCTCTCGATCGGGGACAAGCTTGCGAAGCGTCGTCCCGATTGGCTTCGCGAGGATGATCAATGCGTTAAGCATCGAAAGGAATCTTTGGTCAGCGGCAACCTTTCACTAAATTTGAATTTACCCATGGGAATAGATGCTGAGGGCGGGGAGGGATCCCGGAATTCCAGTGACCTCACCGCTGAGCATGAATGCGATAAGGGCTGCAGGTTGTCAATCTCAGAATTGCTCGGTTTAGTCGACGAAACGATAACATTCAAACCGGTAGACTTCGGCTTGCTAAGAAGAAATGTACTGCAGTCCACTTCAGTGAAGTTTGCTGCCATAATGGGCAAAGGAAGTGCGCTAAGAATCGACGACGACGCTCTCGATCGGATCATTGCCGGCTTATGGCTTGAGGGAACAGATTTTGAGGACTGGGCTGAGAGGGTGTTGGTCCCTAGCTTTAAGCAACTGAGAAATAACTCAAAAATGGATGCCGGAGTCGTAGTCGTCCGGCTATCCACTATAAAAGGAGACCGACCGGCACAAAGACCTAAAAACAGCACCGGGAACTGGCTGCCGACGACGATCACCGTTGCATTTGATGGTGCCAACGACAATTAG